Proteins co-encoded in one Syntrophorhabdales bacterium genomic window:
- a CDS encoding AAA family ATPase: MPHKPIDINPEFSKALNVMELSKRHAFITGKAGTGKSTLLEYFRQTTSKEVAVLAPTGVAALNVHGQTIHSFFGFKPSITLEKVRRVAGQEGHLYRQFDTIIIDEVSMVRADLLDCVEKFLRLNGPRKKEWFGGVQMIFIGDLYQLPPVVATSEREIFSHRYDTPYFFSAQVFKEPTFDMEFIELEKVYRQTQPEFVALLNAIRNRSFTDADIEKLNARHHPGFVPPDKAFYVTLTSTNDLATARNLEKLESLKEPPFQYECSLTGAFDRSSLPAEETLRLRVGAQVMLVNNDKAGRWVNGTIGRITGRSTICSAANDEGGHGDEVVLVALQDGTSVEVGLHTWELFEYQYDRATKRISTRKTGAFTQYPIRLAWAVTIHKSQGKTFDRVIIDIGRGAFAHGQVYVALSRCTSFEGITLLKRITRSHIRADWRVSAFLTKFQYKKSDQRISLDEKRSIIRDAMKRSTNLEITYLKPDDTKSQRIIRPISIEDMEYRGKLFEGLRAYCCLRKEERTFRIDRILDIAYEVGKW, from the coding sequence ATGCCTCACAAGCCTATCGATATCAACCCCGAATTCAGCAAGGCTCTCAACGTGATGGAATTATCGAAGCGCCACGCATTTATCACCGGGAAGGCAGGCACAGGAAAGTCGACGCTTCTTGAGTACTTCCGGCAGACGACGAGCAAGGAAGTTGCTGTACTGGCACCAACGGGCGTGGCTGCACTCAACGTCCACGGTCAGACTATCCACTCTTTCTTCGGCTTTAAGCCCAGTATAACGCTGGAGAAGGTGAGAAGAGTCGCAGGCCAGGAGGGTCACCTTTACCGGCAATTCGATACCATCATCATTGATGAGGTCTCCATGGTGCGAGCCGATCTCCTCGATTGTGTGGAGAAGTTCCTTCGCCTGAACGGGCCTCGTAAAAAGGAATGGTTCGGAGGCGTGCAGATGATTTTCATCGGCGATCTCTACCAGCTCCCCCCTGTGGTCGCCACGTCTGAACGAGAGATTTTCTCTCACAGGTACGACACGCCTTACTTCTTTTCTGCACAGGTATTCAAGGAACCCACCTTCGACATGGAGTTCATCGAACTGGAGAAGGTCTACCGTCAAACGCAACCGGAGTTTGTTGCACTTCTCAACGCTATTCGAAACAGGTCCTTTACCGATGCAGATATAGAAAAGCTTAACGCGCGCCATCATCCTGGCTTCGTTCCTCCAGATAAAGCTTTCTATGTGACTCTCACGAGTACGAACGATCTTGCCACCGCACGCAACCTGGAAAAACTGGAGTCCCTGAAGGAACCCCCTTTTCAGTACGAGTGCTCACTCACAGGAGCGTTCGACAGATCCTCCCTGCCAGCAGAAGAAACATTAAGACTCCGCGTTGGTGCGCAGGTAATGCTTGTCAATAACGACAAGGCAGGCCGCTGGGTAAACGGGACCATAGGACGGATAACCGGTAGAAGTACTATATGTTCCGCCGCAAACGACGAAGGAGGCCACGGGGACGAGGTAGTGCTGGTAGCGCTACAGGACGGTACTAGTGTTGAAGTCGGTCTCCACACCTGGGAACTCTTCGAATACCAATACGACAGAGCAACGAAACGCATTTCGACGAGAAAAACGGGTGCTTTCACCCAGTATCCTATCCGGCTGGCGTGGGCAGTCACCATTCACAAGAGCCAGGGAAAAACATTTGACCGTGTCATTATAGACATTGGCCGCGGAGCCTTTGCACATGGCCAGGTCTATGTTGCCCTCAGCCGCTGCACCAGCTTCGAGGGTATCACCCTTCTCAAAAGGATAACGCGCAGCCATATTCGCGCCGACTGGCGGGTATCGGCCTTCCTCACGAAATTTCAGTACAAAAAGTCAGACCAGCGGATCAGCCTTGATGAGAAACGCAGCATTATCCGCGATGCGATGAAGCGCAGCACGAATCTGGAGATTACCTACCTCAAGCCTGATGACACGAAATCACAGCGCATCATACGCCCCATC
- a CDS encoding sigma-54 dependent transcriptional regulator: MSLGKIMVVDDDRNLVALLQMRLEAAGYEVIPAYDEREAVERIREQVVDLSIVDLQLIHTDGIRLMEELHLIIPAMPVIILTAHGSIESAVEAMKRGAYGYVTKPFEPQDLLFQLQKALENRQLSSEIERLQGLLEERYSFSGIITRSSKMQKVMEAISRIARTESTVLLLGESGTGKDLIAKAIHLASARKGKPFVAINCAALPEPLLESSLFGHEKGAFTGAVRSAKGLFSQANEGTIFLDEIADMPLTIQAKVLRVLQEKHFYPVGSEKLTDVDVRIIAATNKNIEEQVKQGLFREDLYYRIHVIPIYLPPLRERKEDIPPLAEHFLEKFGQQAKKEIKGFTPEAMQKLMLHDWPGNVRELENVVEYAVAMSDKEFITEDLILRTSGVVSQAPIQPLREARDAFEKSYLMYLLQISRGKVTEAARLAGKYRADFYLLLKKHSLNADDFKKTS, translated from the coding sequence ATGTCGTTAGGGAAAATCATGGTTGTAGATGACGATCGCAATCTCGTCGCGTTACTGCAGATGCGCCTCGAGGCGGCAGGGTACGAAGTAATCCCTGCATATGACGAACGGGAAGCCGTAGAGCGTATAAGGGAACAAGTGGTCGATCTGTCCATAGTCGATCTTCAACTCATCCACACGGACGGCATACGATTGATGGAGGAGCTTCACCTGATCATTCCCGCTATGCCCGTAATAATCCTGACGGCGCACGGTAGCATAGAAAGTGCCGTGGAGGCAATGAAGAGAGGGGCTTACGGGTACGTCACCAAGCCTTTTGAGCCACAGGACCTTCTTTTTCAGCTCCAGAAAGCACTGGAGAACCGGCAGCTCTCATCTGAGATCGAAAGGCTGCAGGGGCTCCTGGAGGAGAGGTACAGTTTTTCCGGTATCATAACAAGAAGCAGCAAAATGCAGAAGGTAATGGAAGCGATTTCCCGCATTGCCCGGACAGAATCAACGGTGCTGCTTCTGGGAGAAAGCGGCACTGGAAAAGATTTGATTGCCAAGGCGATCCATCTGGCCAGCGCACGGAAGGGAAAGCCCTTCGTTGCCATCAATTGCGCTGCACTTCCTGAGCCTCTGCTGGAGAGCAGCCTGTTCGGTCACGAAAAAGGAGCGTTCACCGGCGCGGTGCGCAGCGCCAAGGGACTCTTTTCACAGGCTAACGAGGGAACTATTTTTCTGGACGAGATTGCGGACATGCCGCTCACTATCCAGGCAAAAGTGTTGCGCGTTCTACAGGAAAAGCATTTCTACCCAGTGGGTAGCGAGAAACTGACCGATGTCGATGTGAGGATCATCGCCGCCACAAATAAGAATATCGAGGAGCAGGTGAAGCAAGGGCTCTTCCGCGAGGACCTCTATTACAGAATACACGTGATCCCCATTTACCTGCCGCCTCTCAGAGAGCGGAAGGAGGACATTCCACCCCTGGCCGAACACTTTCTTGAAAAGTTCGGCCAGCAGGCGAAAAAAGAGATTAAAGGGTTTACCCCTGAAGCCATGCAGAAGCTCATGCTCCATGACTGGCCGGGAAACGTGCGCGAGCTGGAGAATGTGGTGGAGTACGCCGTGGCAATGAGTGATAAGGAATTCATCACGGAAGACCTCATCCTGCGCACCAGCGGCGTAGTTTCCCAGGCACCGATCCAGCCACTCAGGGAAGCGAGAGATGCTTTCGAGAAGAGCTACCTCATGTATCTTCTTCAAATATCGCGGGGAAAGGTGACGGAAGCCGCAAGACTGGCTGGTAAATACAGGGCGGATTTCTACCTGCTTCTGAAAAAACATAGCCTCAACGCGGACGATTTCAAAAAAACTTCTTAG
- a CDS encoding lytic murein transglycosylase, producing MQKLVVTGLAEVDARALLDDARVTLYPDILQKKGKGIDYFSRRFGLLTRSSIQQGQRVIRDNLVDLKRIEASFGVPKEVVVSIYRVETYFGKYTGSYRIFNSLLTMAVFENRRSAWAENEWITLIMLSRERGFDPLAIKGSWAGAFGLCQFVPSAYVNYAVDGNGDGRIDLFNVTDALVSIGSYLRGNGWEEGDLAKKRKAIYAYNHCDNYVNAVLAYARALRKTPRPIAAVMSSSVTAAVGREQVR from the coding sequence GTGCAAAAGCTCGTGGTAACGGGGCTTGCGGAGGTCGATGCGAGGGCCTTGCTTGACGATGCGAGGGTAACCCTCTACCCTGATATCCTGCAGAAAAAAGGAAAAGGCATCGACTACTTTAGTCGTAGATTCGGCTTGCTGACGCGCTCCTCCATCCAGCAGGGGCAAAGGGTCATCAGAGATAACCTGGTGGACCTGAAAAGAATAGAGGCTTCCTTCGGCGTCCCGAAGGAAGTGGTTGTTTCCATATATCGCGTGGAAACCTACTTCGGAAAATATACGGGCAGCTATCGGATATTCAATAGCCTCCTCACGATGGCGGTTTTTGAGAATCGCCGGTCTGCCTGGGCTGAGAACGAGTGGATCACCCTCATCATGTTGAGCAGGGAAAGGGGGTTCGATCCCCTGGCAATTAAAGGCTCGTGGGCCGGAGCCTTCGGGCTCTGTCAGTTTGTCCCCTCCGCATACGTCAATTACGCAGTTGACGGCAATGGTGATGGCCGCATCGATCTCTTCAATGTTACAGACGCACTGGTCAGTATTGGCAGCTACCTCAGGGGCAATGGCTGGGAAGAAGGCGACCTTGCAAAAAAAAGAAAAGCGATTTACGCATACAACCATTGTGACAACTATGTCAACGCTGTTTTGGCCTACGCCAGGGCCTTGCGAAAAACGCCTCGCCCAATTGCTGCAGTCATGTCCAGTTCCGTAACCGCAGCAGTTGGGCGAGAGCAGGTTCGCTGA
- a CDS encoding fibronectin type III domain-containing protein: MINNCVKPQPRSASYFRFLFLFLFVLMVPVLLFHEEAFCAQATLAWDPVSVSNLAGYKVYYGTASKQYASVANAGTSTTYTVTGLTAGTTYYFAASAYTTAGSESSLSNEVAYTVPASCSYAISPGSASFTSAGGAGSVTVSTSAGCSWTASNNSYSWVAITSGSGTGTGTVKYSVSANTSDARNATLTIAGVAFSVTEQAGSVSPSTYTVTASAGSGGSISPSGSVSVNAGASQTFTITPSSGYKVASVTVDGMSVGAVTSYTFSNVTANHTISATFQGGLTTYTLTVTKAGTGSGTVTTSPTGTNFSAGTSVTLTANSSWGSFFSGWSGACSGTSRTCTLTMKSNTSATATFSSRWRH; the protein is encoded by the coding sequence ATGATAAACAACTGTGTTAAGCCACAACCAAGGTCAGCGTCCTATTTTCGTTTCCTTTTCCTCTTCCTCTTTGTACTCATGGTGCCAGTTCTGCTTTTTCATGAAGAAGCCTTCTGCGCTCAGGCAACCCTGGCTTGGGATCCGGTAAGTGTCTCGAACCTGGCGGGATACAAAGTCTATTACGGAACGGCCAGCAAGCAGTACGCATCCGTTGCGAATGCAGGCACGAGTACAACATACACCGTAACCGGCCTCACGGCAGGCACAACCTACTATTTTGCGGCCTCAGCATACACCACTGCAGGCTCTGAGAGCAGTCTCTCCAATGAAGTAGCCTATACTGTCCCTGCCTCGTGCAGCTATGCGATATCGCCTGGGAGTGCCTCATTTACGAGTGCCGGTGGCGCGGGCAGTGTCACCGTCAGCACTTCAGCAGGGTGCAGCTGGACTGCTTCCAACAACTCCTACTCGTGGGTCGCCATCACCTCGGGCAGCGGCACCGGTACCGGCACAGTCAAGTACTCAGTCTCCGCCAACACGTCAGACGCTCGAAATGCCACTCTCACCATTGCGGGCGTTGCGTTCAGCGTAACGGAGCAGGCCGGTAGTGTTTCTCCTTCTACCTATACCGTGACCGCCAGCGCAGGTTCCGGCGGGTCGATATCTCCCTCGGGGAGCGTCAGCGTCAACGCAGGGGCAAGTCAGACCTTTACCATTACCCCGTCGAGCGGCTACAAGGTGGCCTCCGTCACCGTGGACGGGATGTCGGTCGGCGCAGTCACGTCCTACACCTTCAGTAACGTGACGGCTAATCATACGATCAGTGCAACCTTCCAGGGAGGGCTGACGACCTATACCCTCACCGTTACCAAGGCGGGCACTGGCAGCGGCACGGTGACAACAAGTCCGACAGGGACAAACTTCAGTGCGGGTACGTCCGTTACCCTGACCGCAAATTCCTCCTGGGGTTCCTTCTTCTCCGGGTGGTCGGGCGCATGCTCAGGGACATCGCGCACGTGCACTCTTACCATGAAGTCTAATACGAGTGCTACGGCGACCTTCAGTTCACGGTGGAGACATTAG
- a CDS encoding DMT family transporter: MAQHTEKKDHMDAAGIIVAITLTVLWGFNYSVIKYSNAGIAPVFSATIRSVLASMCGIVYCIIKREKLLHTDIMLFHGLIVGLLFGAEFVCIYFGMLYTDAARAIIFVYLSPFVVTLGAHFCLKGDRLTFLKCTGLVLAFIGVIIVFQGRPTTASKSMLLGDSLEIAGSILWGATTLYIKKYMAEKVHPVNTFLYQLVFSIPILFVMSCLLEPQWVYRIDMLIVASLFYQAFIVAFMSFMVWFFLIHTYPVSLLSVFTFFAPVFGVLFGTLLLHEEFTRSLMVGLPLVCLGIVFVNWRRLPKRGDELIRKT; encoded by the coding sequence GTGGCACAACACACGGAAAAGAAGGACCACATGGACGCGGCGGGCATTATCGTCGCCATCACGCTGACCGTGCTCTGGGGATTCAACTACTCTGTCATCAAGTACTCCAACGCTGGCATAGCTCCCGTTTTTTCAGCAACCATCCGTTCCGTTCTCGCCTCGATGTGTGGAATTGTCTATTGCATCATCAAACGGGAAAAGCTGCTTCACACGGACATTATGCTCTTCCATGGTCTCATAGTCGGTCTGCTGTTCGGTGCTGAATTTGTCTGTATCTATTTCGGCATGCTTTACACGGATGCGGCGCGTGCCATCATATTTGTCTACCTGAGCCCTTTTGTCGTGACGCTCGGCGCGCATTTCTGCCTGAAAGGCGATAGGCTCACATTTCTCAAGTGCACTGGCCTCGTCCTGGCCTTCATAGGTGTGATCATTGTGTTTCAGGGGCGACCCACGACTGCTTCAAAATCCATGCTGCTCGGAGACAGCCTTGAAATAGCCGGCTCAATACTATGGGGCGCGACAACCCTCTACATAAAGAAATACATGGCCGAAAAGGTCCATCCCGTCAACACATTCCTGTACCAGCTTGTTTTTTCTATACCCATACTTTTCGTCATGAGTTGTCTGCTGGAACCCCAGTGGGTGTACAGGATAGACATGCTCATCGTTGCTTCACTCTTTTACCAGGCGTTCATTGTGGCCTTTATGAGCTTCATGGTCTGGTTCTTTCTGATCCATACCTATCCAGTGAGCCTTCTTTCGGTCTTCACTTTTTTTGCTCCGGTTTTCGGCGTGCTGTTCGGCACGTTACTGCTGCACGAGGAGTTTACGCGTTCTCTCATGGTGGGGTTGCCCCTCGTCTGTCTCGGAATAGTATTCGTTAACTGGAGAAGGTTGCCGAAACGAGGAGACGAACTGATACGGAAAACTTAA
- a CDS encoding TolC family protein produces the protein MFTRLSQGYGAKAVILAVLVVCAYPSVSWGQAVAPDELLTLSRAIELALRNQPSILAGIGAVRAGEARIGEAKSSYYPQFSAAGAYSKISRPSSSAAVTSAGTGGTGTAVVSSTSGVFDQYTGSVGVNQLLWDFGKTASTVRVQDYNTQSSRYDLRSTQDQVIFNVKQTYYNLLLAIRTRDVAQESVNNFEKHLQQARGFFEVGTKPKFDVTKAEVDLSNARLSLIKAENQVRLARVNLNNAMGTPEAPEYTLEDVLFFVSYDLPFDAALQKAFAQRADLQSLTQKKNSSKESISLAQKGYYPALNATASYYYTGTEFPLSDGWNYGFNVTAPIFNGFLTKYQVAEAKANYDTASATERSLRLSIISQVQQGYVLLRQANESIVASDVAVRQAKENVDLALGRYQAGVGSPIEVTDALTALSNAEVAYVSALTDYKNAQASIEVAIGARD, from the coding sequence ATGTTTACCCGCTTGAGTCAGGGGTATGGAGCAAAGGCAGTGATTCTGGCAGTACTGGTAGTGTGTGCGTACCCTTCAGTTTCGTGGGGTCAGGCTGTAGCCCCTGACGAACTCCTCACACTTTCCCGTGCTATTGAACTGGCGCTCAGGAATCAGCCAAGCATTCTTGCGGGCATAGGAGCGGTGAGGGCGGGTGAAGCCAGGATTGGTGAGGCAAAGTCTAGCTACTATCCGCAGTTCAGCGCTGCCGGGGCGTACAGTAAGATTTCCCGCCCTTCTTCAAGCGCCGCGGTTACAAGCGCGGGTACGGGCGGTACAGGCACAGCTGTGGTCTCAAGTACGTCAGGCGTGTTCGACCAATATACGGGCAGCGTGGGGGTCAACCAGCTTCTATGGGATTTCGGCAAGACGGCGAGCACAGTGAGAGTCCAGGACTATAACACGCAATCGTCCCGCTACGACCTAAGAAGCACGCAGGACCAGGTGATTTTCAACGTGAAGCAGACATACTATAATCTTCTCCTGGCGATCAGGACAAGGGACGTGGCGCAGGAATCGGTTAATAACTTTGAGAAGCATCTTCAACAGGCCCGTGGCTTTTTTGAGGTGGGCACGAAGCCGAAGTTCGACGTGACGAAGGCCGAGGTTGACCTGAGCAATGCACGGCTGTCGCTGATTAAAGCGGAAAACCAGGTGAGGCTGGCGCGGGTTAACCTCAACAACGCAATGGGAACGCCCGAGGCGCCCGAGTACACGTTGGAGGACGTCCTTTTTTTTGTGAGCTATGACCTGCCGTTTGATGCTGCCCTCCAGAAGGCCTTTGCGCAAAGGGCCGATTTGCAGTCGCTGACCCAGAAAAAAAATTCGTCAAAAGAATCGATTAGCCTGGCGCAGAAAGGTTATTATCCTGCCCTGAACGCCACGGCCAGTTACTACTACACCGGGACCGAATTCCCCCTTTCGGACGGGTGGAATTACGGCTTTAACGTGACCGCCCCGATCTTCAACGGGTTTCTCACGAAGTACCAGGTCGCGGAAGCAAAGGCCAATTACGATACGGCTTCAGCCACCGAACGCTCGCTTCGTCTTTCCATAATATCGCAGGTTCAGCAGGGCTATGTGCTCCTTCGCCAGGCAAATGAGAGTATTGTCGCCTCCGATGTTGCAGTGCGGCAGGCAAAAGAGAATGTTGATCTTGCGCTGGGCAGGTATCAGGCAGGGGTGGGGAGTCCGATCGAAGTGACAGATGCGCTGACAGCCCTCTCTAATGCAGAGGTTGCCTACGTGTCTGCCCTGACGGACTACAAGAATGCCCAGGCAAGCATCGAAGTGGCCATAGGCGCGCGGGATTGA
- a CDS encoding DUF169 domain-containing protein, producing the protein MDMGLKDNFLKLWKRYFKGAELPLVFYYADEEKQAEAAKPPKGHRCIVGDLQRVRHGTSLKFEAETIGCGGGQRYLGFSESLRPEFEYFLSYGIPGKFEGERYKKSPELVTDLLKTLPSFKAPSRYIVFKRWDKLQTADEPLVAFFLASPDVLSGLFTLANYDRNDVNGVIAPFGAGCATIVQYPYLEIKMPRPRAVIGMLDVSARPCVHANAVSFALPLQRLEQMVTNMEESFLITSSWRKVSRRIV; encoded by the coding sequence ATGGACATGGGCCTCAAGGACAATTTTCTGAAGCTGTGGAAAAGGTACTTCAAGGGTGCGGAACTGCCGCTGGTGTTCTACTACGCGGATGAGGAAAAGCAGGCCGAGGCTGCAAAGCCGCCCAAGGGTCACCGGTGTATCGTCGGGGATCTTCAACGCGTCCGCCATGGCACTTCGCTGAAATTCGAGGCAGAAACAATAGGCTGCGGTGGAGGCCAACGCTATCTGGGTTTTTCAGAATCGCTGCGGCCCGAGTTTGAGTACTTCCTCTCATATGGCATTCCTGGCAAGTTCGAAGGTGAGCGTTACAAGAAATCTCCTGAACTGGTCACAGACCTCCTGAAGACGCTGCCTTCCTTTAAGGCTCCTTCCCGGTATATCGTATTCAAGCGCTGGGACAAGTTGCAGACAGCTGACGAGCCGCTGGTCGCCTTTTTTCTGGCCTCGCCTGATGTTTTATCAGGTCTTTTTACGCTGGCAAATTATGACCGTAATGATGTGAACGGTGTTATCGCTCCTTTTGGGGCCGGTTGCGCTACAATTGTGCAGTATCCATACCTTGAAATAAAGATGCCGCGGCCGCGAGCCGTCATAGGTATGCTCGATGTTTCCGCCCGTCCCTGTGTGCACGCAAACGCCGTGAGCTTTGCCCTGCCCCTGCAGAGGCTGGAGCAGATGGTGACAAACATGGAAGAGAGTTTCTTGATCACGTCCTCGTGGCGTAAGGTAAGCAGAAGGATAGTGTAA